The proteins below are encoded in one region of Arenibacter algicola:
- a CDS encoding IS3 family transposase gives MKQYTVPILRACKLVDLSRSMWYYQSRRDDSEVIDKLTELAESYPTRGFDEYYHKIRREGLKWNRKRVLRVYRNMKLGLRRKHKKRLVKRVKQPLEAPSQLNECWSMDFMSDALSDGRKVRVFNVIDDCNREAIAIDAGLSYPARAVIETLENLKEDIGTPKYIRCDNGPEFISKTFMNWCKKNFIEIKYTQPGKPMQNGYIERFNRFFREDILDAYYFNDVYQLQKISDNWREDYNFNHPHKSLGNKSPKEYMPRFDEEFKFFIKSDLNNNYLSNLEVS, from the coding sequence ATCAAACAATATACGGTTCCCATATTACGTGCGTGTAAACTTGTTGATTTAAGCAGATCAATGTGGTATTACCAAAGTAGACGGGATGACAGCGAAGTCATCGACAAGCTAACCGAGTTGGCCGAATCATATCCGACCCGGGGTTTTGATGAGTATTATCATAAGATCCGTCGTGAGGGCCTAAAATGGAATCGAAAGCGTGTGTTGCGTGTGTACCGCAATATGAAGCTGGGCCTTAGGCGCAAGCACAAGAAACGTTTGGTAAAACGTGTAAAGCAACCCTTGGAAGCACCTTCACAGCTCAATGAATGCTGGAGCATGGACTTTATGAGCGATGCGCTTAGCGATGGCAGAAAAGTACGCGTATTCAACGTTATTGACGACTGTAACCGTGAAGCTATCGCCATTGATGCCGGACTATCCTATCCGGCACGGGCGGTCATTGAAACATTGGAAAACCTGAAAGAAGATATAGGGACTCCCAAATATATAAGATGTGATAACGGACCGGAATTTATCTCAAAGACATTTATGAACTGGTGTAAAAAGAACTTTATAGAAATCAAATACACCCAACCTGGAAAACCGATGCAGAACGGATACATAGAACGGTTCAACCGCTTTTTTAGAGAAGACATATTGGACGCTTATTATTTTAATGACGTATATCAGCTCCAAAAGATAAGCGATAACTGGCGGGAGGACTATAATTTTAACCACCCACATAAATCTCTGGGCAATAAATCGCCCAAAGAATATATGCCCAGATTTGATGAAGAATTTAAATTCTTCATCAAATCTGACCTAAACAACAATTATTTATCGAATTTAGAGGTGTCCTAA
- a CDS encoding tetratricopeptide repeat protein: MKKLTRPIFIILLLIGFNVHSQTNIWDENPSDSQIELDSLLSILPYTSGKEKTPVLNRVAEIYWSIDPNKTIEYAYEAMLLSRESNDKEQEGLALINLCQGYLFNDFYDKALQYGLQSLEIRKDLNNLYDLAFTLRTLGWLYFDIGYFDKALDYHTETLKIHEKIGDKQRIAYSYNSLGLIHERKGDCNLALSFFKNSLDLKKEFNNKDRIAETMKNIGICYRKINEPDSATVYLESSLDISNEIKDQQNKVHILNELAIVNLKLGDFDKSYRQLKESRSLMEGLMDNKEWIVENDRIMSDYFLAKQDYKEALNYFKKYAEGNSEIFSSNKSEKLTDMRIRYEDERRASQIKLLEQQRNLEAQKKKSLLIV; this comes from the coding sequence ATGAAAAAATTGACAAGACCTATTTTTATAATTCTCTTGCTCATAGGTTTCAATGTGCATTCTCAAACCAATATATGGGATGAAAATCCGAGCGATTCCCAAATAGAATTAGATAGCCTCCTATCAATATTACCATATACTAGTGGCAAGGAAAAAACACCAGTACTAAATAGGGTTGCAGAAATTTATTGGTCCATAGACCCCAACAAAACCATAGAATACGCCTATGAGGCTATGCTTTTATCCCGGGAATCCAATGATAAGGAACAAGAAGGTTTAGCGCTTATCAATCTTTGCCAAGGATATCTGTTCAATGATTTTTATGATAAAGCCTTACAATATGGATTACAATCATTGGAGATCAGGAAAGACTTGAATAACCTTTATGATCTGGCTTTTACCTTGCGTACCCTAGGATGGTTATACTTTGATATTGGTTATTTTGACAAGGCTCTTGATTACCATACGGAGACTTTAAAAATTCACGAAAAAATAGGGGATAAACAACGAATTGCCTACAGCTATAACAGTTTGGGGTTAATTCATGAACGCAAAGGGGATTGTAATTTGGCACTATCTTTTTTCAAGAATTCATTGGATTTAAAGAAAGAGTTCAATAATAAGGACAGGATTGCAGAGACCATGAAAAACATAGGTATTTGTTATCGTAAAATAAATGAACCCGACTCTGCCACAGTTTATTTGGAATCTTCCTTGGACATTTCAAATGAAATTAAGGACCAGCAGAACAAGGTCCATATTCTGAACGAACTTGCAATAGTGAATCTTAAGCTAGGTGATTTTGATAAATCTTACCGGCAATTAAAGGAGTCGAGATCCCTAATGGAGGGATTAATGGACAATAAGGAATGGATAGTTGAAAATGATAGGATTATGTCCGATTATTTTCTGGCTAAACAAGATTATAAGGAAGCATTAAATTACTTTAAGAAATATGCTGAGGGGAATTCAGAAATTTTCTCCAGCAATAAAAGCGAAAAGTTGACCGATATGCGGATTCGCTACGAAGACGAACGAAGAGCATCCCAAATTAAGCTATTGGAGCAACAAAGAAATTTGGAGGCCCAAAAAAAGAAATCATTATTAATTGTGTAG